The Muricauda sp. SCSIO 65647 genome includes a region encoding these proteins:
- a CDS encoding NADP-dependent glyceraldehyde-3-phosphate dehydrogenase, translated as METATTLIPDNFQIKEQIHQRTYLVNGELREWNGATSEVISTISSTQEYRPTVLGSIPNMAEPEALDALDAAMKAYDRGQGVWPTMKVKDRIACMEAFVKKMEQKREEVVKLLMWEIGKSMPDSYKEFDRTVEYIYDTLEEYKQLDRDSAKFHKHDGVYAHIRRGPLGVILCLGPYNYPLNETFTLLIPAIIMGNTTIFKPAKHGVLLIAPLLEAFQSSFPKGVINVLFGRGRAIAGPIMKTGKIDVLALIGNSKSANALQDQHPKSNRLRLVLGLEAKNPAIILPDADLDLTVNEVISGTLSYNGQRCTALKVIYVHEDVTDEFLKRYAERVDSLKFGNPWDEGVHLTPLPEPGKPGYIQELLDDAIEKGAKIINKKGGERFENFIWPAVVHPVTKNMQVYEEEQFGPIIPVLSFSDIEEPLHDMAESNYGQQVSLFGKDVYTLSPLIDTLANLVCRVNLNSSCQRGPDVYPFTGRKDSAQSTLSVHDALRSFSIRTFVAFKDNELNNETVEQLLEAKASNFLSTDYIL; from the coding sequence ATGGAAACAGCCACAACATTGATTCCTGATAATTTCCAAATAAAAGAGCAGATACACCAAAGAACCTATTTGGTCAACGGTGAACTGCGAGAGTGGAACGGTGCGACCTCAGAAGTGATCTCAACCATTTCCTCCACTCAAGAATACCGGCCGACCGTGTTGGGCAGTATTCCCAATATGGCCGAACCCGAGGCACTTGATGCGCTAGATGCCGCTATGAAAGCCTATGACCGTGGTCAGGGCGTGTGGCCGACCATGAAGGTGAAAGACCGCATAGCGTGCATGGAGGCGTTCGTGAAAAAGATGGAGCAAAAACGTGAGGAAGTGGTCAAACTGTTGATGTGGGAAATCGGAAAATCAATGCCCGATTCCTATAAAGAATTTGACCGCACCGTAGAGTACATCTATGATACCCTTGAAGAGTACAAACAATTAGATCGCGATTCGGCCAAATTTCATAAACACGATGGGGTATATGCCCATATTCGTCGTGGACCATTGGGAGTGATACTCTGTCTGGGGCCTTACAACTATCCGCTCAACGAGACCTTTACGTTGTTGATTCCCGCGATCATCATGGGCAACACCACTATTTTCAAACCGGCCAAGCACGGGGTACTATTGATAGCCCCATTGCTGGAAGCCTTTCAAAGCAGCTTTCCCAAGGGGGTGATCAATGTTCTTTTCGGAAGGGGCAGGGCCATTGCGGGACCCATTATGAAAACAGGAAAGATAGATGTGTTGGCCTTGATCGGCAACAGCAAATCGGCCAATGCATTGCAAGATCAGCACCCAAAAAGCAATCGTTTACGATTGGTATTGGGATTGGAGGCCAAAAACCCGGCGATCATATTACCTGATGCCGATTTAGATTTGACCGTAAACGAGGTCATCTCGGGAACCCTTTCGTATAATGGGCAGCGCTGTACAGCCTTAAAAGTCATTTATGTACATGAAGATGTTACAGATGAATTTTTGAAACGTTATGCAGAGCGGGTCGATAGTCTCAAATTTGGTAACCCTTGGGATGAGGGGGTACATTTGACGCCCCTGCCCGAACCTGGCAAACCCGGATACATTCAAGAATTGCTCGACGATGCCATAGAAAAAGGGGCCAAAATCATCAACAAAAAAGGCGGGGAGCGCTTTGAAAATTTCATATGGCCCGCCGTAGTGCATCCTGTGACCAAAAACATGCAGGTATATGAAGAAGAGCAGTTCGGGCCGATTATTCCCGTGCTTTCGTTCAGCGATATAGAAGAACCGCTACATGATATGGCCGAGTCGAACTATGGCCAGCAAGTGAGTTTGTTCGGTAAGGATGTGTACACCCTATCACCTTTGATAGACACCCTGGCCAACTTGGTTTGCCGCGTGAACCTGAACAGCTCATGCCAACGGGGGCCAGATGTATATCCGTTTACGGGCAGAAAAGACTCTGCCCAATCGACCTTGAGTGTTCACGATGCCCTGCGTTCGTTCTCGATCAGAACCTTTGTGGCGTTCAAAGACAACGAATTGAACAATGAAACGGTCGAGCAACTGTTAGAGGCCAAGGCCAGCAACTTTTTGAGTACCGATTATATCTTGTGA
- the ilvC gene encoding ketol-acid reductoisomerase — protein sequence MTNYFNTLSLREQLLQLGKCRFMESSEFADGVTALKGKKIVIVGCGAQGLNQGLNMRDSGLDISYALREAAIKEKRQSYKNATENNFTAAGYEELIPKADLVINLTPDKQHTNVVSAVMPLMKKGATLSYSHGFNIVEEGMQIREDITVIMVAPKSPGSEVREEYKRGFGVPTLIAVHPENDPEGKGLEQAKAYAAATGGHKAGVLESSFVAEVKSDLMGEQTILCGLLQTGSILCFDKMIEKGLDAGYASKLIQYGWETITEGLKHGGITNMMDRLSNPAKIKAFDLAEELKEIMRPLFEKHMDDIMSGHFSTTMMEDWANDDKNLLTWRAATGETAFEKTPAGGEAISEQEYYDNGVLMVAFVKAGVELAYETMTESGIIGESAYYESLHETPLIANTIARKKLFEMNRVISDTAEYGCYLFDHACKPLLGDFMKKIDVDVIGKTFGEGRDNGVDNVKLIIVNKAIREHDVEVVGARLRASMTAMKPI from the coding sequence ATGACAAATTACTTCAACACACTATCGCTTCGAGAACAACTATTGCAACTGGGTAAATGCCGGTTCATGGAATCTTCTGAGTTTGCCGATGGTGTGACCGCCTTAAAGGGAAAAAAAATCGTAATCGTCGGTTGTGGCGCCCAAGGTTTGAACCAAGGGCTCAACATGCGCGATTCTGGTCTTGATATTTCGTATGCGCTTCGTGAAGCGGCCATCAAAGAGAAAAGGCAGTCTTACAAAAATGCCACAGAGAACAATTTCACTGCGGCCGGTTATGAAGAGTTGATTCCAAAGGCCGATTTGGTCATTAATCTGACGCCCGATAAACAGCACACCAATGTGGTCAGTGCGGTCATGCCCTTGATGAAAAAGGGCGCGACCTTATCGTATTCTCATGGATTCAACATTGTGGAAGAAGGCATGCAGATCCGTGAAGACATTACGGTAATCATGGTTGCGCCCAAAAGTCCGGGATCTGAGGTACGCGAAGAGTACAAAAGAGGTTTCGGCGTACCCACACTGATCGCCGTGCACCCTGAAAATGACCCGGAGGGCAAAGGCCTGGAACAGGCCAAAGCGTATGCTGCTGCCACAGGCGGCCACAAAGCCGGGGTGTTGGAATCTTCTTTTGTCGCCGAAGTAAAATCAGATTTGATGGGTGAGCAGACCATTCTCTGCGGATTGCTGCAAACGGGTTCCATCCTTTGTTTTGACAAAATGATCGAAAAGGGCCTTGATGCGGGCTATGCCTCCAAATTGATTCAATACGGATGGGAAACCATCACCGAAGGTTTGAAGCACGGGGGTATCACCAACATGATGGACCGACTCTCAAATCCTGCGAAAATAAAGGCCTTTGATTTGGCCGAGGAGTTGAAGGAAATCATGCGACCACTCTTTGAAAAGCACATGGACGATATCATGAGCGGCCATTTTTCGACGACCATGATGGAAGACTGGGCCAATGATGACAAAAACCTATTGACATGGCGGGCCGCAACAGGTGAAACGGCCTTTGAGAAGACGCCTGCGGGCGGTGAGGCCATTTCAGAGCAAGAATATTATGACAATGGCGTACTCATGGTCGCTTTTGTGAAAGCAGGGGTAGAACTGGCGTACGAGACCATGACCGAATCGGGCATTATCGGTGAATCGGCATACTACGAGTCACTGCACGAAACCCCCTTGATCGCAAATACCATAGCCCGAAAAAAACTGTTTGAGATGAACCGCGTCATCTCCGACACGGCAGAATATGGTTGCTATCTCTTTGACCATGCCTGTAAGCCCCTGTTGGGCGATTTCATGAAAAAAATAGATGTCGATGTCATCGGCAAGACTTTTGGTGAAGGGCGTGACAATGGAGTGGACAATGTGAAATTGATTATCGTCAACAAAGCCATTCGTGAGCATGATGTAGAAGTTGTCGGAGCACGTCTAAGGGCTTCAATGACCGCCATGAAACCCATATAA
- the ilvN gene encoding acetolactate synthase small subunit, whose translation MEKQWFTISVYSENSVGLLNRISGIFLKRHINIESLNVSKSEIEHVSKFTIVVFTTEDWTRKIVQQIEKQIEVIKAFYHTDEETIYQESALFKIASGLLFDEPQIQNVIKESKSTIVTVNREFFVLAKTGRRHEIDEMHDDLEPFGIMQFVRSGRITVTKTKMPITEILEEFNLTD comes from the coding sequence ATGGAAAAACAATGGTTTACCATATCGGTCTATTCTGAGAACAGCGTGGGCCTTTTGAACAGAATTTCGGGCATTTTCTTGAAACGGCACATCAACATCGAAAGTTTGAACGTGTCAAAATCCGAAATCGAACACGTGTCAAAATTCACGATCGTCGTTTTTACGACGGAGGACTGGACACGAAAAATTGTACAACAGATCGAAAAACAAATCGAGGTCATCAAGGCATTTTACCATACCGATGAAGAAACGATTTATCAAGAATCGGCCTTGTTCAAGATCGCCTCGGGATTGTTGTTCGATGAACCGCAGATCCAAAATGTGATCAAAGAGAGCAAATCGACCATTGTCACGGTCAATAGAGAATTTTTCGTGTTGGCCAAAACCGGAAGAAGACATGAAATCGATGAAATGCACGACGATTTGGAGCCTTTTGGCATTATGCAGTTTGTACGTTCGGGCAGAATTACGGTGACCAAGACCAAAATGCCCATTACAGAAATACTAGAAGAATTTAATTTGACCGATTAA
- the ilvB gene encoding biosynthetic-type acetolactate synthase large subunit, translating into METLKAQKKKAEEKKANRISGAEAIIHCLLAEGVDLIYGYPGGAIMPVYDELYKFQDKLTHVLTRHEQGATHSAQGYARVSGRVGVAMATSGPGATNLVTGLADAQIDSTPIVCITGQVPRHLLGSDAFQETDIVGISTPVTKWNYQITKASEIPEILAKAFYIAKSGRPGPVLIDITKNAQFDELDFHYEKCTGVRSYKPAPKPDLNAIEQAAELINKAKKPYIIFGQGVILGEAEEQLKELVEKTGTPAAWTILGLSAMDTDHPLNVGMVGMHGNYGPNVLTNECDVLIAIGMRFDDRVTGNLDTYAKQAKVIHFEIDPAEINKNVKADIAVLGDAKKTLQLLLPLVNQNEHRAWRAEFDKKYEEEFATVIEKDIHPTKPGLTMGEVIEQINKASNHEAVIVTDVGQHQMIACRYAKFKQTKSNITSGGLGTMGFALPAAIGAKMGAMDREVVAIIGDGGYQMTIQELGVIFQHDVPVKIVVLNNDHLGMVRQWQELFFESRYASTVMTNPDFVKIAEGYHIQAKRVEKREDLKDAVNEMMASKHPYFLEVRVEKEDNVFPMIPSGASVSDIRLK; encoded by the coding sequence ATGGAAACATTGAAAGCACAAAAGAAGAAAGCTGAAGAAAAAAAGGCCAATAGAATAAGCGGTGCCGAAGCCATTATTCATTGCCTGTTGGCCGAAGGTGTCGATTTGATTTATGGCTATCCTGGGGGTGCCATAATGCCCGTTTACGACGAGCTCTATAAGTTTCAGGATAAATTGACCCATGTACTTACACGCCATGAGCAAGGGGCCACACACTCCGCTCAAGGTTATGCACGGGTCAGCGGCAGGGTAGGGGTCGCCATGGCCACTTCGGGTCCTGGTGCCACGAACCTGGTCACAGGTCTTGCAGATGCACAGATCGATTCGACTCCCATAGTATGTATTACAGGTCAGGTGCCTCGACATCTATTGGGTTCTGATGCCTTTCAAGAAACAGATATCGTAGGTATTTCCACTCCCGTCACAAAATGGAACTACCAGATCACAAAGGCTTCCGAGATTCCCGAAATCTTAGCCAAGGCCTTTTACATTGCCAAATCAGGAAGACCAGGCCCAGTATTGATAGATATCACCAAGAACGCCCAGTTTGACGAACTGGATTTCCATTATGAAAAATGTACCGGCGTCAGAAGTTACAAGCCCGCACCCAAGCCAGATTTAAACGCAATCGAACAAGCGGCAGAATTGATCAACAAAGCCAAAAAACCGTACATCATTTTTGGTCAAGGGGTAATTTTGGGAGAGGCCGAAGAGCAGCTCAAAGAACTGGTCGAAAAAACAGGTACTCCTGCAGCTTGGACAATCTTAGGCCTATCTGCCATGGATACCGATCATCCCTTAAATGTCGGTATGGTGGGCATGCATGGTAACTACGGCCCCAATGTGTTGACCAATGAGTGTGATGTACTGATTGCCATTGGCATGCGTTTCGATGACCGTGTAACAGGAAATTTAGACACCTATGCCAAACAGGCAAAGGTCATCCACTTTGAGATCGACCCTGCCGAGATCAACAAAAACGTTAAAGCTGACATTGCGGTATTGGGCGATGCCAAAAAAACATTACAATTGTTACTTCCTTTGGTAAACCAAAACGAGCACAGGGCTTGGCGGGCAGAATTTGATAAAAAGTATGAAGAAGAATTTGCCACGGTGATCGAAAAAGATATCCATCCTACAAAACCCGGTCTTACCATGGGTGAGGTAATAGAGCAAATCAACAAGGCCTCAAACCATGAAGCGGTCATCGTGACCGATGTGGGCCAGCATCAAATGATCGCGTGCCGCTATGCCAAGTTCAAACAGACCAAGAGCAATATTACCTCAGGGGGTCTGGGTACCATGGGCTTTGCCCTTCCTGCGGCCATTGGGGCCAAGATGGGGGCCATGGATAGGGAAGTGGTCGCCATAATCGGCGATGGCGGTTACCAAATGACCATTCAAGAATTGGGTGTTATTTTTCAGCATGATGTTCCTGTGAAAATCGTGGTTTTGAACAATGACCACTTGGGCATGGTACGGCAATGGCAAGAACTGTTCTTTGAAAGCCGTTATGCGTCAACGGTCATGACAAATCCTGATTTTGTGAAAATTGCCGAAGGATACCATATTCAGGCCAAAAGGGTAGAAAAACGCGAAGACCTCAAAGATGCCGTCAATGAAATGATGGCCTCGAAGCATCCATACTTTTTAGAGGTTCGGGTCGAGAAAGAAGACAACGTGTTTCCGATGATTCCCTCTGGGGCTTCCGTATCTGACATTCGATTAAAATAA
- the ilvD gene encoding dihydroxy-acid dehydratase, giving the protein MELNKYSKNVTQDPTQPAAQAMLHAIGLTQDDLKKPLIGIGSTGYEGNPCNMHLNELSTYVKQGIQEGDLVGLIFNTIGVSDGISMGTYGMRYSLPSRDIIADSMETVVQAMNYDGLVTVVGCDKNMPGALMAMIRLNRPSVLVYGGTIASGCLNNKKLDVVSAFEAWGEKVAGTMNEEEYRAVIQNACPGAGACGGMYTANTMASAIEALGMAMPYNSSNPAIGQEKKNDCIASGRALRHLLEKDIKPSDIISKKSLENAVRLITVLGGSTNAVLHFLAIAKAAEIDFGLDDFQRISDTTPFLADLKPSGKYLMEDVHRIGGIPAVMKFMLEEGMLHGDCLTVTGKTLAENLEEAPDLSENQDVVRKVDNPIKKTGHLRILYGNLAEKGSVAKITGKEGLHFSGPAKVFDGEFEANDGIKNGKVKKGDVVVIRYEGPKGGPGMPEMLKPTAAIMGAGLGKEVALITDGRFSGGTHGFVVGHIAPEAQEGGAIGLVKDGDIITIDAESNTISVDLTSEELGKRKANWKQPDLKVRKGSLYKYAKTVSSASEGCVTDAL; this is encoded by the coding sequence ATGGAATTGAACAAATACAGTAAAAATGTTACCCAAGACCCTACCCAGCCTGCAGCACAAGCAATGTTGCATGCCATTGGGCTTACTCAAGACGACCTCAAAAAACCATTGATAGGCATTGGTAGCACAGGTTATGAAGGTAACCCCTGCAATATGCACCTGAATGAACTTTCAACCTATGTGAAGCAGGGTATCCAAGAAGGGGATTTGGTCGGATTGATTTTCAATACCATTGGGGTCAGTGATGGAATCTCGATGGGCACGTATGGAATGCGCTACTCGCTACCTTCGCGTGATATTATCGCCGATTCGATGGAAACCGTGGTACAGGCCATGAACTATGATGGACTTGTCACCGTGGTGGGCTGTGATAAGAACATGCCGGGCGCCTTGATGGCGATGATTCGCTTAAATCGTCCTTCGGTATTGGTCTATGGGGGTACCATAGCTTCGGGTTGTCTCAATAATAAAAAACTGGATGTGGTCTCTGCGTTTGAAGCCTGGGGCGAAAAAGTGGCCGGTACCATGAACGAAGAAGAATATAGGGCGGTCATCCAAAACGCATGCCCGGGGGCTGGTGCCTGTGGAGGCATGTACACGGCCAATACCATGGCCTCGGCCATTGAGGCATTGGGCATGGCAATGCCCTATAACTCATCCAATCCCGCTATTGGGCAAGAAAAGAAAAATGACTGTATCGCTTCGGGCAGGGCCTTGCGGCACCTATTGGAAAAAGACATAAAACCAAGTGACATCATTTCTAAAAAGTCATTGGAAAATGCGGTACGACTGATAACCGTTCTTGGCGGTTCGACCAATGCTGTGTTGCACTTTTTGGCCATTGCAAAAGCCGCTGAAATCGACTTCGGGTTGGATGATTTTCAGCGAATCAGCGATACCACACCGTTTTTGGCCGATTTGAAGCCAAGCGGAAAATATTTGATGGAAGACGTGCACCGTATTGGTGGTATTCCGGCAGTGATGAAATTTATGTTGGAAGAGGGAATGCTACATGGTGACTGCCTTACAGTGACCGGTAAGACGCTGGCCGAAAATTTGGAGGAAGCTCCAGACCTATCGGAAAATCAAGATGTGGTCAGAAAAGTGGACAATCCCATCAAAAAAACGGGCCACCTAAGAATTTTATATGGAAACCTTGCCGAAAAAGGTTCCGTAGCAAAGATTACGGGCAAGGAAGGACTCCATTTCTCAGGTCCCGCAAAAGTATTCGACGGCGAATTTGAAGCCAATGATGGCATCAAAAACGGAAAGGTGAAAAAAGGCGACGTGGTCGTGATCCGCTACGAAGGTCCAAAAGGGGGTCCAGGAATGCCAGAAATGTTGAAACCGACCGCAGCCATTATGGGTGCGGGCTTGGGCAAAGAAGTGGCCTTGATAACAGATGGCAGATTTTCTGGCGGAACGCACGGTTTTGTGGTCGGGCATATTGCTCCCGAAGCACAGGAAGGCGGTGCCATTGGTCTGGTCAAAGATGGCGATATTATTACCATTGATGCCGAGAGCAATACCATTTCGGTCGATTTGACCAGTGAAGAACTCGGTAAAAGAAAAGCAAACTGGAAACAACCAGATTTAAAAGTTAGAAAAGGAAGTTTATACAAATATGCCAAGACCGTCTCATCAGCCTCAGAGGGCTGTGTGACCGATGCATTATAA
- a CDS encoding nitroreductase family protein — translation MEKTVTEAIIHRRSVRLFDPNAELDTNAVRRCIENAILAPNSSNLQLWEFHHVISKDKMKELSAACFDQPAAKTAKQLLVVVTRKDLWPKRAKANIAFLKSAFGNKPDHEYTKREKFALGYYKKLIPTVYFDFLGILGWLKYLFFQVAGLFKPVYRQVRNSDMRIVAHKSAALAAQNFMMGMAAIGYDTCPMEGSDTLRIKKILNLSRGAEINMVISCGIRDEKGVYGQRFRVPFKETYFEH, via the coding sequence ATGGAAAAAACCGTTACCGAGGCCATTATTCACAGACGTTCTGTGCGACTTTTCGACCCCAATGCCGAATTGGATACCAATGCGGTTCGCCGGTGTATTGAAAATGCCATCTTGGCACCAAACAGCAGCAACCTACAGTTATGGGAGTTTCACCATGTTATCTCCAAAGACAAGATGAAAGAACTGTCAGCGGCTTGTTTTGACCAGCCTGCGGCCAAGACGGCCAAACAACTTTTGGTGGTCGTTACCAGAAAAGACCTATGGCCAAAAAGGGCCAAGGCCAATATTGCTTTCTTGAAAAGTGCTTTTGGCAATAAACCAGACCATGAATACACCAAAAGGGAAAAATTTGCCTTGGGGTACTACAAAAAGTTAATCCCAACCGTATATTTTGATTTTCTGGGGATTCTAGGCTGGCTCAAGTACCTGTTCTTTCAGGTGGCCGGACTTTTCAAGCCTGTCTACCGTCAGGTGAGAAATTCAGATATGCGCATTGTAGCCCACAAAAGTGCCGCACTTGCCGCACAGAACTTCATGATGGGGATGGCCGCCATAGGCTATGACACCTGTCCTATGGAGGGGAGTGATACGCTAAGAATCAAGAAAATACTAAACCTGTCGAGAGGTGCAGAGATCAATATGGTCATCAGCTGTGGCATCAGGGATGAAAAAGGAGTGTACGGCCAACGTTTTCGGGTTCCATTCAAAGAGACCTATTTTGAGCATTAG
- a CDS encoding biotin-dependent carboxyltransferase family protein, whose amino-acid sequence MLKVLKPGFFTTVQDEGRFGFRNKGVPISGAMDDVSASRVNTLLENGAMAAVMEITMTGPSLQFEKSTYICVAGALLSATLNDNAVANCRVVQVKEGDILSFGKLKKGFRAYLGVKGGFKTEKVLGSRSYYHPVTKQRCLAQHETVPYEETTDFSPKISEAKFDGHLDEDSLYVHKGPEFDLLTDEQMNQIFSSAFSIAKENDRMAYQLAETIEQHNISMLTSATLQGTVQLTPSGRLIILMKDGQTTGGYPRILQLTKKSMAVLAQKRFGDPVHFESV is encoded by the coding sequence ATGCTTAAGGTATTGAAACCCGGTTTTTTTACCACTGTACAGGACGAAGGGCGTTTTGGCTTTCGAAACAAAGGGGTGCCCATTTCTGGTGCGATGGACGATGTTTCGGCCTCACGTGTGAATACGCTGTTAGAGAACGGGGCCATGGCAGCCGTAATGGAAATCACCATGACAGGCCCTTCCTTACAATTTGAAAAAAGTACCTATATCTGTGTGGCAGGGGCGTTGCTGTCGGCAACCTTGAACGATAATGCCGTTGCAAATTGCCGGGTCGTGCAGGTGAAAGAAGGCGACATACTTTCTTTTGGTAAACTGAAAAAGGGGTTCAGGGCCTATCTGGGCGTAAAGGGCGGATTCAAAACCGAAAAGGTATTGGGAAGCCGTTCGTATTACCATCCCGTTACCAAACAACGGTGCCTTGCCCAACACGAAACGGTACCCTACGAAGAAACAACGGATTTTTCGCCCAAGATATCAGAAGCAAAATTTGATGGTCATTTAGATGAAGATTCTTTGTATGTGCACAAAGGTCCTGAATTTGATTTGTTGACCGATGAACAAATGAACCAAATATTTTCCTCTGCTTTTTCGATTGCAAAAGAGAACGACCGTATGGCCTATCAACTGGCAGAAACCATTGAACAGCACAATATCAGCATGTTGACATCGGCAACGCTTCAGGGTACGGTACAGTTGACACCATCGGGCAGGCTAATCATTTTAATGAAAGATGGGCAAACAACAGGGGGGTATCCAAGAATTTTGCAATTGACCAAGAAATCGATGGCCGTGTTGGCACAAAAAAGATTTGGTGACCCCGTTCACTTCGAGTCGGTCTGA
- the pxpB gene encoding 5-oxoprolinase subunit PxpB, with product MKSYPIKTKPFGEYALLIEWPKEVDEHILKDILAFEKQLRTEWPDLETVPAYNSLTIISNGDAISTHDLRAKVNDLYHSNKDGAFILEQYLWTLPVCYDAEFGLDLKMVADHLNLTVDELIAKHTGQEYTVFGIGFLPGFMYLGGLPKSLEIARRTEPRMKVVKGSVGLAGKQTGIYPQESPGGWNIIGNCPIPMFDPGADEPCKIKVGDKIRFQSITRDEYNLHKIEGEIGIFNLKKTTLHA from the coding sequence GTGAAAAGCTACCCCATAAAGACCAAGCCCTTTGGAGAATATGCCCTACTCATCGAATGGCCAAAAGAAGTGGATGAGCACATCCTCAAAGATATCTTAGCATTCGAGAAGCAGTTGCGGACAGAATGGCCCGATTTAGAAACCGTACCTGCATATAATTCTCTGACAATCATTTCAAATGGTGATGCTATATCTACACATGATTTAAGAGCTAAAGTGAATGATTTATACCATTCGAATAAAGATGGGGCCTTTATCCTTGAGCAATACTTGTGGACACTGCCTGTTTGTTATGATGCCGAGTTTGGTTTAGATCTGAAGATGGTGGCCGACCACTTGAACTTGACCGTCGATGAATTGATTGCGAAGCATACCGGTCAAGAATATACGGTATTTGGTATTGGGTTTTTACCCGGTTTTATGTACTTGGGCGGACTTCCAAAGAGTTTGGAAATCGCCAGAAGAACAGAGCCTCGAATGAAAGTGGTCAAGGGTTCGGTGGGTTTGGCGGGTAAGCAGACCGGCATATACCCCCAAGAGTCTCCCGGGGGGTGGAACATTATCGGCAACTGCCCAATTCCAATGTTCGATCCAGGGGCAGATGAACCGTGCAAAATCAAGGTGGGTGACAAAATACGGTTTCAATCCATAACCCGTGACGAGTACAACCTTCACAAAATCGAGGGCGAAATAGGTATTTTCAATCTAAAAAAAACAACGTTGCATGCTTAA
- the pxpA gene encoding 5-oxoprolinase subunit PxpA, whose amino-acid sequence METILIDINCDVGEGVGNEVQLFNHISSCNIACGGHAGDAHSIREIARLAERHQIKVGAHPSYPDRENFGRVVMDISDRELKEAIMAQMDAFINVLVKENIRMHHIKPHGALYNTLAKNRHLAGFFLDAIEKYRAEAILYVPPASQIADEADRRGFRIKYEAFADRNYNEDLSLVSRKLPNALIQDPERVARHLLQMVREQLVKTVSGKKIPIRADTFCVHGDTPTALKILTYLSEELPRHQVYLKK is encoded by the coding sequence ATGGAAACCATTTTAATCGATATCAACTGTGATGTGGGCGAAGGCGTGGGCAACGAGGTTCAACTGTTCAACCATATCAGTTCTTGCAATATTGCCTGTGGTGGCCATGCCGGTGATGCACATAGCATACGTGAAATTGCCCGATTGGCCGAGAGACACCAAATTAAGGTGGGTGCACATCCATCCTATCCAGATAGGGAAAATTTTGGTCGTGTGGTCATGGACATTTCCGACAGGGAATTGAAAGAGGCCATCATGGCACAAATGGATGCTTTCATCAATGTACTGGTGAAAGAAAACATACGCATGCACCATATCAAGCCCCATGGTGCATTATACAATACCCTTGCGAAAAACAGGCACTTGGCAGGATTTTTTTTAGATGCCATCGAGAAATATAGGGCAGAGGCCATACTGTATGTGCCTCCGGCTTCCCAAATAGCCGATGAGGCAGATAGAAGGGGTTTTAGAATAAAATACGAAGCCTTTGCCGATAGAAACTATAATGAAGATCTTAGTTTGGTTTCCCGAAAGCTGCCGAATGCCTTGATTCAAGACCCAGAAAGGGTGGCTCGACATCTTTTGCAAATGGTAAGGGAACAATTGGTCAAAACGGTCAGCGGAAAAAAAATACCTATTAGGGCAGACACGTTTTGTGTGCACGGTGACACCCCCACGGCATTAAAAATATTGACGTATCTTTCTGAGGAATTGCCAAGGCACCAAGTATATTTGAAAAAGTGA